The Algihabitans albus genome includes a window with the following:
- the thyX gene encoding FAD-dependent thymidylate synthase: MSLTPDQQAEIEEARNETRQTLRPVAPALEEVLYQAIPVLDRGFVRVVDYMGDDAAVVQSARVSYGRGTKSLRNDEGLLRYLLRHRHTTPFEMCEIKFHVKLPIFVARQWIRHRTANVNEYSARYSILDREFYTPAPEHLAAQSTANRQGRGDVLEGEEATEVLAWLRDDAEQAFGHYETMLNETPDGQPRDPNRQGLARELARMTLPLSTYTQWYWKIDLHNLLHFLSLRADSHAQYEIRAYADAMLDVVRRWVPITYQAFQDYAVGGAQLSAAGLSVVKRLLAGETVEQADSGLSPREWRELMALLERD; encoded by the coding sequence ATGAGTTTGACACCCGACCAACAAGCTGAAATCGAAGAGGCGCGCAACGAGACGCGCCAGACCCTGCGACCTGTCGCGCCGGCGCTGGAAGAAGTGCTCTACCAGGCAATTCCGGTGCTCGATCGGGGCTTCGTCCGGGTCGTCGACTATATGGGCGACGATGCGGCCGTGGTGCAGTCGGCGCGCGTGTCCTACGGACGCGGCACCAAGTCGCTGCGCAACGACGAAGGCTTGCTCCGCTACCTGCTGCGCCATCGCCACACGACGCCCTTCGAGATGTGCGAGATCAAGTTCCACGTGAAGCTGCCGATCTTCGTGGCGCGGCAGTGGATCCGCCATCGCACCGCCAACGTCAACGAGTACTCCGCGCGCTATTCCATTCTCGACCGGGAATTCTATACGCCGGCGCCGGAGCACCTGGCCGCCCAGTCGACGGCCAACCGCCAGGGCCGCGGCGACGTCCTGGAGGGCGAGGAAGCAACCGAAGTGCTGGCCTGGCTGCGGGACGACGCGGAGCAGGCCTTCGGCCACTACGAAACCATGCTGAACGAGACGCCCGACGGCCAGCCGCGCGATCCGAATCGCCAGGGCCTGGCGCGCGAGTTGGCCCGCATGACCTTGCCTTTGTCGACCTATACCCAGTGGTATTGGAAGATCGACCTGCACAATCTGCTGCACTTCCTGTCGCTGCGCGCCGACAGCCACGCCCAATACGAGATCCGCGCCTACGCCGACGCCATGCTGGACGTTGTCCGCCGCTGGGTTCCGATCACCTATCAGGCCTTTCAGGACTATGCCGTGGGCGGTGCGCAGCTCTCGGCCGCCGGTCTGTCGGTGGTCAAGCGCCTGCTGGCGGGCGAGACCGTCGAGCAGGCGGACTCCGGCCTCTCGCCGCGCGAATGGCGCGAGCTGATGGCGCTCCTCGAACGCGACTGA
- a CDS encoding ornithine cyclodeaminase family protein, with protein MQIPLIDAAAVEDRLTWTAVADAIAAGHRGPKAEIGDLLLRRGTDACLNRAAWLDGVGLALKSVTVFPGNVARHPPLPSVQGVVVLFDDADGSVTALIDGPLVTKWKTAGDSVLGARLLARPESRRLLILGSGVVAASLIEAYREIFPDLREIAIWSRKPANAAKLAAAYPDDPVRVRAVEDLERTARQADIIACATMATAPILRGDWVGPGCHVDLIGAFRPDMREADDALIAKAELFVDSRETAIHDIGELAIPIAAGVISESDLRGDLHDLAGGGAGRSGPQAVTLYKNGGGAHLDLMTANLIAQVWKSRL; from the coding sequence ATGCAGATTCCCTTGATCGACGCCGCAGCCGTCGAGGACCGGCTGACCTGGACCGCCGTGGCCGACGCCATCGCGGCCGGCCATCGCGGCCCCAAGGCGGAGATCGGCGACCTGCTGCTGCGGCGCGGCACCGACGCCTGCCTGAACCGGGCCGCCTGGCTCGACGGAGTCGGTCTGGCGCTCAAGTCGGTTACCGTCTTTCCCGGCAACGTCGCGCGTCACCCGCCGCTGCCCTCGGTTCAGGGCGTTGTGGTGCTGTTCGACGACGCGGACGGCAGCGTCACGGCGCTGATCGACGGCCCCCTGGTGACCAAGTGGAAGACGGCCGGCGATTCGGTGCTGGGCGCCCGCCTGCTCGCCCGGCCGGAGTCCCGGCGGTTGCTGATCCTGGGCTCCGGCGTGGTCGCGGCCTCGCTGATCGAGGCCTACCGCGAGATCTTTCCGGATTTGCGGGAGATTGCGATCTGGAGCCGCAAGCCGGCAAACGCCGCCAAACTGGCCGCCGCCTACCCGGACGACCCGGTCCGGGTCCGCGCGGTCGAGGATCTGGAGCGGACGGCGCGGCAGGCCGACATCATCGCCTGCGCCACCATGGCGACCGCGCCGATCCTGCGCGGGGACTGGGTCGGGCCCGGCTGCCACGTGGATCTGATCGGCGCCTTCCGGCCCGACATGCGCGAGGCCGACGATGCCCTGATCGCCAAGGCCGAGCTCTTCGTCGACAGCCGAGAGACCGCGATCCACGACATCGGCGAGTTGGCGATCCCCATTGCCGCCGGCGTCATTTCGGAGAGCGACTTGCGCGGCGACCTGCACGACCTGGCCGGCGGCGGTGCCGGACGCAGCGGCCCGCAGGCCGTCACCCTCTACAAGAACGGCGGCGGCGCGCATCTGGATCTCATGACGGCGAACCTGATCGCGCAGGTGTGGAAGAGCCGGCTCTAG
- a CDS encoding SspB family protein has protein sequence MTTSEDLMRYDQLVEEAMRGVVRAALERAAEEGLPGEHHFYITFRTGQDEVEIPGWLRERYPDEMTIVLQHRFSDLEVDEQGFGVTLSFNEIPARLQVPYVAIAAFADPSVRFGFTFASGQQLTDLESEGEAAEAPEAEAQRPSSDGLPHGEAPNDMSADDLSGGNVSDEAKADDAPATGDQTVVSLDRFRKSKS, from the coding sequence ATGACGACGTCTGAAGATCTGATGCGTTACGACCAACTGGTCGAGGAGGCCATGCGCGGCGTGGTTCGTGCCGCGCTGGAGCGCGCCGCCGAAGAAGGGCTGCCCGGCGAGCATCACTTTTACATCACCTTCCGCACCGGTCAGGACGAGGTGGAGATCCCCGGTTGGTTGCGCGAACGCTATCCGGATGAAATGACGATCGTTCTGCAGCATCGCTTCAGCGATCTGGAGGTCGATGAGCAGGGCTTCGGCGTCACCCTCAGTTTCAACGAGATTCCGGCGCGGTTGCAGGTACCTTACGTGGCGATTGCCGCCTTTGCCGATCCCAGCGTGCGGTTCGGTTTCACCTTCGCGTCCGGTCAGCAACTCACGGACCTCGAGTCGGAGGGCGAGGCCGCGGAAGCGCCGGAAGCCGAGGCCCAGCGGCCGTCGTCGGACGGACTCCCGCACGGCGAGGCACCGAACGATATGTCGGCTGACGATCTATCGGGAGGAAATGTTTCGGACGAGGCCAAGGCTGACGATGCCCCAGCCACCGGCGACCAGACCGTGGTGTCCCTCGACCGCTTCCGTAAAAGCAAGAGCTAG
- the fumC gene encoding class II fumarate hydratase, with protein sequence MSAQSTGATATRSESDTMGEVQVPAEAYWGAQTQRSLQNFKIGGETMPPAIVTALGVQKLAAARVNLAMGRLPEEIGKAICQAANEVIEGRLSDQFPLVVWQTGSGTQSNMNANEVIAGRANEILSGTRGGKSPVHPNDHCNMGQSSNDTFPTVMHIAFVSQIASETVPKLGRLHAGLAEKADAYGDIIKIGRTHLMDATPLTLGQEFSGYAKQLENGIERIEQSLPKLHELAQGGTAVGTGLNAVEGFAEAFAAEVAQITGFRFVTAPNKFEALASEDAAVQASGALNSVAVSLMKIANDIRLLGSGPRCGLGELLLPANEPGSSIMPGKVNPTQAEAITMVCAQVMGNHTAITVAGSHGHFELNVFKPVIAYNLLQSAKLLGDAAVSFLENCVAGIEPNVERITSLMNESLMLVTALNPHIGYDNAAKIAKKAYAENSTLKDAGIALGLLTAEQFDDWVRPEMMVGPSKA encoded by the coding sequence ATGTCCGCGCAATCGACCGGTGCGACCGCCACCCGCAGCGAATCCGACACCATGGGCGAGGTCCAGGTGCCTGCCGAGGCTTACTGGGGCGCGCAAACCCAACGGTCGCTGCAGAACTTCAAGATCGGCGGCGAGACCATGCCGCCGGCCATCGTCACGGCGCTGGGCGTGCAGAAGCTGGCGGCCGCGCGGGTCAATCTCGCCATGGGCCGCCTGCCCGAGGAGATCGGCAAGGCAATCTGCCAAGCCGCCAACGAGGTGATCGAGGGCCGGCTCTCCGACCAGTTCCCGCTGGTGGTCTGGCAGACCGGATCCGGCACCCAGAGCAATATGAACGCCAACGAGGTGATCGCCGGGCGCGCCAACGAGATCCTGTCCGGGACCCGAGGCGGCAAGTCGCCCGTGCATCCCAACGACCACTGCAACATGGGTCAGTCGTCGAACGATACCTTTCCGACCGTGATGCACATTGCCTTCGTCAGCCAGATCGCCAGCGAGACCGTGCCGAAGCTCGGTCGTCTCCATGCCGGCCTGGCCGAGAAGGCCGACGCCTACGGCGACATCATCAAGATCGGCCGGACCCACCTGATGGATGCCACGCCCCTGACCCTGGGTCAGGAGTTCTCGGGCTACGCCAAGCAGCTTGAGAACGGGATCGAGCGGATCGAGCAGTCCCTGCCGAAGCTGCACGAACTGGCCCAGGGCGGCACCGCGGTCGGCACCGGCCTCAATGCCGTCGAGGGCTTTGCCGAAGCCTTTGCGGCGGAGGTCGCCCAGATCACCGGTTTCCGGTTTGTCACCGCCCCCAACAAATTCGAGGCGCTGGCCAGCGAGGATGCTGCCGTGCAGGCTTCCGGCGCGCTCAACAGCGTTGCCGTTTCGCTGATGAAGATCGCCAACGACATCCGCCTGCTGGGGTCCGGCCCGCGCTGCGGCCTCGGCGAACTGCTGCTGCCGGCCAACGAGCCCGGCTCCTCGATCATGCCGGGCAAGGTCAATCCGACCCAGGCCGAGGCCATCACCATGGTCTGCGCCCAAGTGATGGGGAATCACACCGCGATCACGGTCGCCGGCTCCCACGGCCACTTCGAGCTGAATGTCTTCAAGCCGGTGATCGCCTACAACCTGCTCCAGTCGGCGAAGCTTCTGGGCGATGCCGCCGTCTCCTTCCTCGAGAACTGCGTCGCGGGAATCGAGCCGAACGTCGAGCGGATCACCAGCCTGATGAACGAGTCGCTGATGCTGGTCACGGCGCTCAACCCGCACATCGGCTACGACAACGCCGCCAAGATCGCCAAGAAGGCCTATGCCGAGAATTCGACCTTGAAGGATGCCGGCATCGCGCTCGGCCTGCTGACCGCAGAGCAGTTCGATGACTGGGTTCGGCCGGAGATGATGGTCGGGCCGTCGAAAGCCTAG
- a CDS encoding ribbon-helix-helix domain-containing protein produces the protein MKKRSVVIAGHATSLTLEEPFWQALKEIALAEGTTVSALVEAIDARRTEAGETNLSSAVRVWVFRRVKEDRS, from the coding sequence ATGAAAAAGCGCTCCGTGGTGATCGCCGGGCATGCCACCTCTCTCACACTCGAGGAGCCTTTCTGGCAAGCGCTCAAGGAGATCGCCCTGGCGGAGGGCACGACGGTCAGCGCGCTGGTCGAAGCGATCGATGCGCGGCGCACCGAGGCCGGCGAGACCAACCTCTCCAGTGCGGTGCGCGTCTGGGTGTTTCGGCGCGTGAAGGAGGACCGGTCGTAA
- a CDS encoding AsmA family protein: MVKRSLIGLVVLLALLVGAALVVPSFVDWNAYKDQIAREIEAATGRQLTIAGDVGLSLLPTPRLTAGQVSLSNVAGGQAPQMASLEALEVRVALAPLLSGDIQVQSLVLVAPTVSLERLADGRANWQFGTETAPETAAPETAAEDVTTRDTTASDQPAQPSEPSSQPQPAASSSPAIRLDSVSIEDGTVIYRDLATGTEERLEQLDAEISADSLQGPFEASGTAIARGQAVAFETRSGRLGDGAAPIALELALPEAGTARVNLRGSFDRTAQAFEGRLEAGGENLALLAEALAPGSGLPAQLAESFALSSDIALAGETLNLNDLQLTLGGTNATGDAEVILASQLDGQVALNVARLDLDDLLESPLDGGGGQAPAGGFVLPQDIALGFELIVDALVYKGQVVRQVLVSGRLAEGAVTLDQALALLPAGGDLSVSGRLTAEEGIPRFAGTLEGASDNLRGLAQWLELELPPAPNDRLRRASLSTAVDVTPARAQLSGLVLEIDSTTVQGGINLALGRAKPAFGAGLSVDRINLDAYLTGSGGGGGPDDLQVAQAEQATPETGEAQPQAANPLESFDANLNILVGNLTYGGQQTNDLTLQAQVKDADLTVQSLTVGDLVGGSASFAGVISGLPDNPEVADGQFRLEVPDTERLARLLEQPASGALAQLGSLSVDGTASGSLDAFGTDLRARIPEGSFAFAGQVSQPAGNLAVENGRLSLELSDTRRLAQIAGLADSPVARLGALQISGPLSGNANDLTLDLSGQALGGNIAAAGRVQQGKTLRLENLRVTAREVTGSRIADLIGPAADRLAGLGALNLATTMNGSPDGELSYDTTLGLLGGEIRGNGTASGVTGSQMSYSFDAAVDLPQLGRLLTTLGMEQTLRDGVGLNATARISGTPLQIQVGGLTGRLGPTDLAGETAVTLTGARPAIQATLQLGQIPLDRLLDDGLSGGGGQSPGRWSNEPLPLDALAGLNVTADVTAASISQGDLALSNATIPLRLENSLLQIDALTGRALGGNLRMALSLDARDPRAAGLDFDVTGTQLDSAQLAPSEGTAAGRVSGPIDLRITGNSLGASEAQLVGNLAGQGTVGGQITVRATAEEAVGNVLLGILGQQIRELRGLSNTVNAVFSAFAGTPAQLSGSFAIEKGVVRTSDLTLTGRDAVARGQGIAADLPAWTLDLRTDLYRGQERQPYLTALLSGSLDEPDVKVSGQPFQRGQQRPTTEDQAPSAPQQEPSPEDQLREQGEEILRGLFRNLQ; this comes from the coding sequence TTGGTTAAAAGAAGTTTGATCGGGCTCGTGGTCCTGCTGGCGCTGCTGGTCGGCGCGGCACTGGTGGTGCCGTCCTTCGTCGACTGGAACGCCTACAAGGATCAGATCGCGCGCGAAATCGAGGCCGCGACCGGCCGCCAGCTCACCATCGCAGGAGATGTCGGCCTGTCTCTGCTGCCAACCCCCCGTCTGACCGCGGGGCAGGTCAGCCTGAGCAACGTGGCAGGCGGCCAGGCACCGCAAATGGCGAGTTTGGAAGCCCTGGAGGTGCGCGTTGCCTTGGCTCCGTTGCTGTCCGGCGACATCCAGGTGCAGTCGCTGGTCCTGGTCGCCCCGACGGTCAGCCTGGAGCGACTGGCCGATGGCCGCGCCAACTGGCAGTTCGGCACCGAAACGGCCCCAGAGACAGCGGCCCCAGAGACAGCGGCCGAAGACGTCACGACCCGAGACACTACAGCGAGCGACCAGCCGGCTCAGCCGAGCGAACCGTCAAGCCAGCCGCAACCGGCAGCGAGCTCGAGCCCGGCAATTCGGCTGGATTCCGTCTCCATCGAGGATGGAACCGTCATCTATCGCGACCTGGCGACCGGAACGGAAGAACGGCTCGAACAGCTCGACGCGGAGATTTCGGCCGACAGCCTTCAGGGCCCCTTCGAGGCCTCCGGCACCGCAATTGCCCGCGGCCAGGCCGTCGCCTTCGAAACACGCAGCGGCCGTCTGGGCGATGGCGCCGCTCCGATCGCGCTGGAGCTCGCCCTGCCGGAAGCGGGCACGGCCAGGGTCAATCTGCGCGGCAGCTTCGACCGGACAGCTCAGGCCTTTGAAGGCCGGCTAGAGGCAGGCGGCGAAAACCTCGCCCTGCTGGCCGAGGCGCTCGCCCCCGGCAGCGGACTGCCGGCCCAGTTGGCGGAGAGTTTTGCGCTCTCCAGCGATATCGCTCTGGCCGGCGAGACGCTGAATCTGAACGACTTGCAACTCACCCTCGGCGGCACCAACGCCACCGGCGACGCCGAGGTGATCCTGGCGTCGCAACTGGACGGGCAAGTCGCCTTGAACGTCGCTCGCCTCGACCTCGACGATCTGCTCGAGTCACCGCTCGACGGCGGCGGCGGCCAGGCACCCGCCGGAGGCTTCGTGCTGCCGCAAGATATCGCGCTGGGCTTCGAGCTGATCGTCGACGCGCTGGTCTACAAGGGTCAGGTCGTACGGCAGGTCCTGGTCAGCGGGCGCCTGGCAGAAGGGGCCGTCACGCTGGATCAGGCCTTGGCCCTGCTGCCGGCGGGTGGCGACCTCTCGGTCAGCGGTCGACTGACGGCGGAGGAAGGAATACCGCGCTTCGCCGGGACGCTGGAGGGAGCCAGCGACAACCTGCGTGGCCTCGCCCAATGGCTGGAATTGGAGCTCCCGCCGGCCCCGAACGACCGACTGCGCCGCGCCTCCCTTTCCACCGCAGTCGACGTCACGCCGGCGCGCGCGCAACTCAGCGGCCTGGTGCTGGAAATCGACTCCACCACAGTTCAGGGCGGCATCAACCTGGCCCTCGGACGGGCCAAACCGGCCTTCGGCGCCGGACTCAGCGTCGACCGGATCAACTTGGACGCCTACCTGACCGGGTCGGGCGGCGGCGGCGGACCGGATGACCTACAGGTCGCGCAGGCCGAGCAGGCGACCCCGGAAACGGGCGAAGCGCAGCCGCAAGCCGCGAACCCGCTCGAGAGCTTCGACGCCAATCTCAACATCCTGGTCGGCAATCTGACCTACGGCGGCCAACAGACCAACGACCTCACGCTCCAGGCCCAGGTGAAGGACGCCGACCTGACCGTTCAGTCCCTCACCGTGGGCGATCTGGTGGGCGGGTCCGCCAGCTTCGCCGGCGTGATCAGCGGTCTGCCGGACAACCCCGAGGTGGCGGACGGACAGTTTCGGCTCGAGGTGCCCGACACCGAGCGGCTTGCCAGGCTGTTGGAACAGCCCGCCTCCGGCGCGCTCGCCCAGCTCGGCAGCCTCTCGGTCGACGGGACGGCAAGCGGCAGCCTCGACGCCTTCGGCACCGATCTCCGCGCACGGATCCCCGAAGGCAGCTTCGCCTTCGCCGGGCAGGTGAGCCAGCCTGCTGGCAATCTTGCCGTGGAGAACGGGCGCCTGTCTCTCGAGCTTTCCGATACCCGGCGGCTGGCGCAGATCGCCGGGCTCGCCGATTCGCCCGTGGCCCGATTGGGCGCCTTGCAGATCTCGGGTCCCCTCTCCGGAAACGCCAACGATCTCACACTGGACCTGTCGGGGCAGGCGCTGGGCGGTAACATCGCCGCCGCCGGCCGGGTGCAGCAAGGCAAGACGCTGCGCCTGGAAAATCTACGCGTGACGGCGCGGGAGGTGACGGGGAGCAGAATCGCAGACCTGATCGGCCCGGCAGCCGATCGCTTGGCGGGACTCGGCGCTCTGAATCTCGCAACCACGATGAACGGCAGTCCCGACGGCGAACTGAGTTACGACACCACGCTCGGATTGCTCGGTGGAGAGATCCGGGGCAACGGAACGGCCAGCGGCGTGACCGGCTCGCAGATGAGCTACAGCTTCGACGCCGCCGTCGACCTTCCACAGCTTGGCCGACTGCTGACCACCCTGGGTATGGAGCAGACGCTGCGCGACGGCGTCGGGCTGAATGCGACGGCTCGGATCAGCGGCACGCCGCTGCAAATCCAGGTTGGCGGCCTGACCGGTCGGTTGGGTCCGACCGACCTGGCCGGAGAGACCGCCGTCACCCTGACCGGTGCCCGGCCGGCGATCCAGGCGACCCTGCAGCTCGGTCAGATCCCGCTCGATCGGTTGCTTGACGACGGCCTTTCGGGCGGTGGCGGGCAGTCGCCCGGCCGCTGGTCGAACGAGCCCTTGCCCCTCGACGCGCTCGCCGGGCTCAACGTCACGGCCGATGTCACCGCGGCCTCGATCAGTCAGGGGGATTTGGCTTTGTCCAACGCCACGATCCCGCTGCGTCTGGAGAACTCGCTTCTGCAAATCGACGCGCTGACGGGCCGGGCGCTCGGCGGCAACCTGCGCATGGCGCTCTCTCTAGACGCCCGCGACCCGCGCGCGGCCGGGCTCGACTTCGATGTGACGGGCACGCAACTCGACAGCGCGCAGCTGGCGCCATCGGAGGGGACGGCCGCCGGGCGCGTCAGCGGTCCGATCGATCTGCGGATCACCGGCAACAGCCTGGGAGCCAGCGAAGCGCAGCTGGTCGGCAACCTGGCCGGTCAGGGCACTGTCGGCGGCCAAATCACCGTCCGGGCCACCGCGGAGGAGGCCGTCGGCAACGTGCTGCTGGGCATCCTGGGTCAGCAGATCCGGGAGTTGCGGGGACTCAGCAATACGGTCAACGCGGTTTTCAGCGCCTTTGCCGGTACCCCGGCGCAGTTGAGCGGCAGCTTCGCGATCGAGAAGGGCGTCGTACGCACCAGCGATCTTACCCTGACCGGCCGCGATGCCGTAGCCCGCGGCCAGGGCATTGCCGCCGATCTGCCGGCCTGGACACTCGACCTGCGGACCGACCTCTATCGCGGACAGGAACGACAGCCCTACCTGACGGCTCTGCTGAGCGGATCGCTGGACGAACCCGACGTAAAGGTCTCCGGCCAGCCCTTCCAGCGCGGGCAGCAACGGCCAACGACCGAAGACCAGGCACCGTCGGCGCCGCAACAGGAGCCGTCGCCGGAAGACCAGCTGCGCGAGCAAGGCGAGGAAATTCTGAGGGGCTTGTTCCGAAATCTGCAGTAG
- a CDS encoding DUF4169 family protein: protein MGEVVSLRQVRKTKDRDRKQLQASENRAVYGLSKAEKALALAERDAARRRLEQHRREDERP, encoded by the coding sequence ATGGGCGAGGTGGTGTCCCTGCGCCAAGTGCGTAAAACCAAGGACCGGGACCGGAAGCAACTCCAAGCTTCGGAGAACCGTGCGGTTTACGGCCTCAGCAAAGCCGAGAAGGCCCTCGCGTTGGCGGAGCGTGATGCGGCCCGGCGCAGACTCGAACAGCATAGGCGTGAAGACGAGCGGCCCTGA
- a CDS encoding methylated-DNA--[protein]-cysteine S-methyltransferase, translating into MPSKRTHRSPELPAATQRAADARARRPAGRRESLYAFTYVDSPLGQLLIAGDERSLRLIGFPSGSRATTPGPGWRRDDGRFASVAEQLRSYFAGELKQFDLTLRTSGTAFQTSVWSALRRIPHGQTVTYAELALSIGRPSAVRAVGAANGANPLPIVVPCHRVIGTNGSLTGFGGGLDAKRFLLDHEKQVAGR; encoded by the coding sequence ATGCCGTCGAAACGAACCCACCGGTCACCGGAACTACCCGCAGCGACGCAACGCGCAGCCGACGCGCGCGCCCGCCGTCCGGCCGGACGGCGCGAAAGCCTCTACGCGTTCACCTACGTCGATAGTCCGCTCGGCCAGCTGCTCATCGCCGGCGATGAGCGGAGCCTGCGGCTCATCGGCTTTCCCAGCGGCAGCAGAGCGACAACCCCCGGCCCCGGCTGGCGGCGTGACGACGGGCGCTTCGCGTCGGTCGCCGAGCAGCTTCGGAGCTACTTCGCCGGCGAGTTGAAGCAGTTCGACCTGACCTTGCGAACGTCCGGAACCGCCTTCCAGACCTCGGTCTGGAGCGCGCTACGCCGGATTCCGCATGGACAGACGGTCACCTACGCGGAGCTTGCCCTGAGCATCGGGCGGCCAAGCGCGGTTCGGGCCGTGGGTGCCGCCAACGGCGCCAATCCGCTGCCCATCGTGGTTCCCTGCCACCGCGTCATCGGCACCAACGGAAGCCTGACTGGCTTCGGAGGAGGACTGGACGCGAAGCGGTTCTTGCTTGATCATGAAAAACAGGTCGCGGGCAGGTAA
- a CDS encoding FAD-binding oxidoreductase translates to MSIAESHIEPPRSDPAPAIAELQALLGERLSTAAAVREQHGKDVSYHEGAAPDAVAFAETTEEVAEIVKICARHKTPIIPFGTGTSLEGHIAALRGGVSLDVSRMTAVLEVNREDLDCRVQAGVTRKGLNEYLRDSGLFFPIDPGADASLGGMAATRASGTNAVRYGTMRENVLGLTVVTADGRVVRTGGRARKSSAGYDLTRLFVGSEGTLGVITEVQLRLYGIPEATSAAVCAFADLEGAVNTVISTIQLGVPVARIELLDEVQMRACNLYSKLDFPEQPTLFFEFHGTEAGVQEQAETVGELAGEFGGANFQWATRQEDRSRLWQARHDAYWAAKALKPGSEGWATDVCVPISRLAECILETKQDVQDSGLLAPIVGHVGDGNFHLVYLLDPGDAAQHDKAETVNDRMIARALRMGGTCTGEHGIGYGKMHFLQAEHGEAVALMRQVKLALDPDNIMNPGKVVRV, encoded by the coding sequence ATGAGCATCGCCGAAAGCCACATCGAGCCACCGCGCAGCGACCCGGCGCCGGCCATCGCCGAGCTGCAGGCTCTGCTGGGCGAGCGGCTCTCGACCGCCGCCGCCGTCCGCGAACAGCATGGCAAGGACGTCAGCTATCACGAGGGCGCCGCGCCCGACGCGGTCGCCTTCGCCGAAACGACGGAGGAAGTGGCGGAGATCGTCAAGATCTGCGCCCGCCACAAGACGCCGATCATCCCCTTCGGCACCGGCACCTCCCTGGAGGGTCACATCGCGGCGCTGCGCGGCGGCGTCTCCCTCGATGTCAGCCGCATGACGGCGGTGCTGGAGGTCAATCGGGAGGATCTGGACTGCCGGGTTCAAGCCGGCGTCACGCGCAAGGGCCTCAACGAGTATCTGCGCGACAGCGGGCTGTTCTTCCCCATCGACCCCGGCGCCGACGCCTCGCTCGGCGGCATGGCGGCCACCCGCGCCAGCGGGACCAACGCGGTGCGCTACGGCACCATGCGCGAGAACGTGCTGGGGCTGACGGTGGTCACCGCCGACGGACGGGTCGTCAGGACCGGCGGTCGCGCGCGCAAGTCCTCGGCGGGTTACGACCTGACACGGCTGTTCGTCGGTTCGGAAGGTACGCTCGGCGTGATCACCGAGGTACAGTTGCGGCTCTACGGCATTCCGGAGGCGACCTCAGCCGCCGTCTGCGCCTTCGCCGACCTGGAAGGTGCGGTCAACACGGTGATTTCCACGATCCAGCTTGGGGTTCCCGTCGCGCGGATCGAACTGCTGGACGAAGTGCAGATGCGGGCCTGCAACCTCTACTCCAAGCTCGACTTTCCCGAGCAGCCGACTCTCTTCTTCGAGTTCCACGGCACCGAGGCCGGCGTGCAGGAGCAGGCCGAGACGGTCGGCGAGTTGGCCGGCGAGTTCGGCGGCGCCAACTTCCAGTGGGCAACGCGGCAGGAGGATCGCAGCCGCCTCTGGCAGGCCCGGCACGACGCCTACTGGGCGGCCAAGGCGCTGAAGCCGGGGTCGGAGGGCTGGGCGACCGATGTCTGCGTGCCGATCTCGCGGTTGGCCGAATGCATCCTGGAGACCAAGCAGGACGTCCAGGACAGCGGCCTGCTGGCCCCCATCGTCGGACATGTCGGCGACGGCAACTTTCACCTGGTCTACCTGCTGGATCCCGGCGACGCCGCGCAGCACGACAAGGCCGAGACGGTCAACGACCGCATGATCGCCCGGGCCCTCCGGATGGGCGGCACCTGCACCGGCGAGCACGGCATCGGCTACGGCAAGATGCACTTCCTGCAGGCCGAACACGGCGAGGCCGTCGCCTTGATGCGTCAGGTGAAGCTGGCGCTCGACCCCGACAACATCATGAATCCCGGCAAGGTGGTACGGGTCTAA